Within Aquipuribacter hungaricus, the genomic segment GGCTGCTCCGCGATCTCCCGCGCCATGTGGGTCTCGGGCGCCGCCACCCCGGTCACCGCGGGTCGTCCTCCTGCACCCGCACCGACACGACGTCCTCGATGACGGGGTTGCTCAGCAGCGTCTCCGCCGCCTCGCGGACCGCGGCGAGAGTCGCCTCGTCGGCGGTGGCGACCTCGACCTCGAACCGCTTGCCCTGGCGGACCTCCCCGAGGCCCTCGAACCCGAGCCGCCCCATCGCGTGGGTGATGGCGGTGCCCTGCGGGTCCAGGATCTCCGGCTTGGGCATGACCTCGACGACGATGCGCGGCATGCCCGGGAGCCTATCGGGAGGCCGGGGGCGCCCCGCCGCCGTCGACGGCCGTGCGGCCGCCCGGGCTGCCGGTGCTGCCGGCGAGGACCCGGGCGCGGCCGTCGGCGAAGAACGCCGCCACGGACCCCGCGTCGGGCACCTGGGACCAGGTCTGCTGGTGGGCGTGGCCGGCGCCGGCGCCGGCCGGGACGACGAAGGCGTAGGGGTGCACCGAGGTGCCGTCGCCCGGGGAGACACCGCAGACCACCCCGTCGACCGTGACCGACAGGCGGAGGTCGTCGGGCCGCAGCACGGCCTGCTCGCCGGGGGCCACGGTGAGCAGCGCGGCGGCACCGACGGCGAACCAGTCGAGCAGGGCGGTGGCGAGGTCCGTGTCGACCTGGAGCGGGTCGTCGAGCCCGATGCCGGTGGTGCCCCCGCGGCTGCCGCCGGGCGCGCCGGCGGTGACACCGACCGCCGCGGCGAGGGCGAGCACGCTGGTCGTGCCCAGCAGCGACGCCTCGCCGCCCTGGCCGGCCAGCGAGGTGGCCTCCAGCCGGAGCCGGGGGGCCGCGACGGTCTCGAGCGCGCCCGGGCGCACCGCCAGGTCGACCGTCCCGGAGGCGCGCTGCTGCGGTCCCGCCATGACGAGCTCGACCACGGCGTGCAGTGCGGTCCGGGTGGCCGCGAGGACGTCGGCGGCTTCGTGGCCGTCCGCGCCCGTGCGCCCGTCGGCGCCGCGCTGCAGGACCCGGAGGCCGTCGACCCGGCCCTGGCTGCGGACCTGGAGGCCGTCGTCCGCGCCGTCGGTCTCGCGGGCGGTCTCGCGGGCGGTGGCGGGGCGGGCGGCACCGGGGGCAGGGGTGGGGGCAGCAGCGGGCACGGGGGGCTCCTCGGGACAGCGGGGGGCTCGCACCGGGCCAGGGGTCTGGGCCAGGGACGGGTGACGTCTCCGACGGTAAGCCAGCGGGCCCCGGCCGACCAAGACCGGGCGTGCCGGGGCATGGCGCCGGGCGGTGCGCTGCGGTAGGACCGGGGCATGCGCATCGAGCACCTGGGCCACGCCTGCCTCCGCGTCAGCCACGACGGCACGTCCCTGCTGCTGGACCCCGGGACCTTCTCCGCGGGCCTGGCCGACCGGCTCGACGAGGAGCCGCTCGCCGCGGTGCTCGTCACGCACGCCCACCCCGACCACCTCGACCCGGCGCTCGTCCCCCGCCTGGTCGAGGTCGCACCCGGCGCGCTGCACGCCGAGGCCGGCGCCGCCGACGTCGCCCGGGACGCGGGGGCGGAGGTGCACGTCCTGCAGCCGGGGACCACGGTCACGGTCGGCCCGTTCGAGGTCGAGGTCGTCGGCGGGCAGCACGCCGTCATCCACCCCGACGTCCCCCGGGTGGGCAACGTCGGGCTGCTGCTGCGCGCGGGCGGGACCACGCTGTTCCACCCCGGTGACGCCTACGACACCGTCCCCGACGGCGTCGACGTGCTGGCCTTCGCCCTCAACGCCCCGTGGGCCCGGGTCGCCGAGACCGTCGACTTCGTCCGGGCCGTGGGGGCCCGCGTGTCGGTCCCGGTGCACGACGCGCTGCTGGCACCGGACCGGCGCGAGGTCTACCTGGGCCACGTCCGGCGGCTGGGCCGCAGCGACGTCCACGACCCGGCCGCGGACGGCGTGCTCGACGCCTGACCCCGGCGGGCCACGCGTACCGCCAGGTCAGCCGGACAGGTCCGCGCCGATGCTTCAGCCGGGCAGGTCGGCGCCGGTGAGGCGGCGGTAGACCTCGCGGTAGCCGGCGGCGGTCCGCTCGACGACCTCCGCCGGCAGCGGGGGCGGCGGTGAGTCCGAGGCCCGGTCCCACCCCGAGGCCGGGGAGGTGAGCCAGTCCCGGACGACCTGCTTGTCCAGGCTGGGCTGGGTGCGGCCGGGCTGCCAGGCGTCGGCGGGCCAGAACCGCGACGAGTCCGGCGTGAGCACCTCGTCGCCGAGGACGAGCCGGCCGTCGCCGCCCGGGACGCGGCCCAGCTCGAGCTTGGTGTCGGCGAGCAGGATGCCGGCGCGCTCGGTGACGGCGGCCGCCCGCCGGTACACCGCCAGCGTGAGGCGCCGGAGCTCCTCGGCCGTCTCCCGGCCCACCTCGGCGACCACCCGCTCGAAGTCGACGTTCTCGTCGTGCTCGCCGACGGCGGCCTTGGTCGCGGGCGTGAACACCGGCTCCGGCAGCCGGGAGCCCTCCGTCAGGCCGGGGGGCAGCGGGACGCCGCACACGCTGCCGCCCTGGAGGTACTCCGCGGTGCCGGAGCCGGACAGGTAGCCGCGGGCGACGCACTCGACGGGGACCATGTCCAGGGCACGGACGACGACCGCCCGGCCGCGGACCTCGGCGGGCACCGGCGCCCCGGTGAGGTGGGTGTCGACGAGGTCCTGGAGCTGCTCGAACCACCACAGGCTGAGCGCGGTGAGCACGGCACCCTTGCCGGGCACCGGGGTCGGCAGCACGTGGTCGTAGGCGGACACCCGGTCGCTGGCCACGAGGAGGAGCACGTCACCGTCCGGGTGCGTGCCCTCCGGGGCGTAGACGTCCCGGACCTTGCCCGAGAAGCGGTGGGTCCAGCCGGGGACGACGGGCGGCACCGGCCGGTCGGGCGTCGCGGGGGCAGTCGTGGGCACCCACCGGAGGGTAGGGGCCGGGCGTCCGTAGGGTGGGCCGGGTGAGCGAGGACACCTCCAGCACGACGGGCACGGGCGCAGGACCGGACGACGACGAGGACGCCGCGACGGCCGGCGCACCCATGGCCGGCGGGTCCGGGGGCTCCGAGAAGGGCGCCGGGACGACGGGCGGGAAGGCCGCCGACGAGGAGCCGACCGACGACCTGGTGACCACCGAGCACCGGCTGCAGGTGCTCGTCGACCAGGCGGCCGGCGGCGACCCCACGGCGCCCGGCGCGACCCGCGAGCTGCGCTACCGCGCGCGCACGGGCCGGCTCGTCGTGCGGCGGGAGACCACCGGCGACAAGGGCTCCGAGGGCCACACCGCGGTCGCGCAGATGGCCGTCACCAGCTACGAGGTGCTCGGCGAGGACGGGGTGCCGGACACCTCCCGCCCGGTGACGTTCGTCTTCAACGGCGGCCCCGGCGCCTCGAGCGTGTGGCTGCACCTGGGCGTGCTCGGCCCGCGCCGCGTCGTCATGGGCGACGCCGGCTCGCTGCTGCCGCCGCCCGGGGGTCTCGCCGACAACCCGCAGACCCTGCTCACGGAGACCGACCTCGTCTTTGTCGACCCGGTGTCCACGGGCTGGTCGCGGGTGCGGACCGGGCGCAAGGCCGAGGAGTTCCACGGCTTCACCGGCGACGTCGAGAGCGTCTCGGAGCTCATCCGGCTGTGGGTGACGCGCAACGACCGGTGGCTGTCGCCCAAGCTGCTCGCCGGGGAGTCCTACGGCACCCTCCGCGCGGTCGCGGTCGCCAAGCACCTGCAGGAGCGGCACCACCTGCCGGTCAACGGCATCGCCCTGGTCTCGATGGTCCTCGACATGGGCACCATCCGGTTCCAGCCCGGCAACGACCGGCCCTACCCGGCGTTCCTGCCGACGTACGCGGCGCTCGGGCACTTTCACGGGGTGGCCGGGGCCGAGGTCCCGCTGGCCGAGCACGTCGCCGCGGCGTCGGAGTTCGCCCGGGGCGAGTACACGGCCGCGCTGGCTGCGGGCTCCCGTATCGACCCCGACCAGCGCGCCCGGGTCGTCGCCCGCGTGGCGGAGCTCACGGGCCTGTCCGAGGACTTCGTCGACCGGGTCGACCTGCGGATCGAGCACCTGCGCTTCTACGCCGAGCTGCTCCGGCACCGCCGGCAGGTCGTCGGGCGCCTGGACGGCCGCTTCGTCGGCTACGAGGACGACGCCGCGCACGAGCAGATCAGCGCCGACCCGTTCATCACCGCGACGGGCGGCCCGTACACCGCGGCCTTCCTCCACTACGTGTCCACCGAGCTCGGCTACCGCAACGACCTGCCGTACAAGGTGCTCAGCGAGCTCGTGCACCCGTGGAGCTACAAGGAGTTCGAGGGCCGCTCGGTCACCGTGGCCCACGACCTGGGCACGCTGCTGCGGCGCAACGAGCACCTGCGGGTCCACGTGGCGTGCGGCTACTACGACGGCGCGACCCCGTTCGCGGCGGCCGAGGACACGCTGGCCCAGCTCAAGGTCCCTGCCGAGGCGCACCGCCGGGTCGAGACCGCGTACTACGAGAGCGGCCACATGATGTACCTGCAGGAGCCCTCGCGGGTGCAGCAGAGCGCCGACCTGGCCGCCTTCGTGCGGGGCTGCCTGCCCGGCTGAGCATGCGAGGGACACCGGCAGCGCGACCCGGCCGGTGCCCTCCTGTGGCACGGCTGTGGGGAGCGGGTGGGGGGCGGCGACCTAGTCTCGCCGTGATGTGGACCCCGGGTGGTGACGTGGTGCTGGCGGACGTCGAGGACGACGCCCGCCGTGCCGCACCCTCTCCCGCCGACGGCCGGGGCGACCGGGGTGACGTCGGCGCCCCCGGCAGCCGCGAGGTCCTCGTGGTCGGCGGGCTCGCGGTCTCCGCCGCCGGCGCCGCCGCCGCCCTGCTCCCCCTGCCCGGACCGGTGCGCCTCGTGCTGCTCCTGGTCTTCCTGTGCCTGGGCCCGGGCGCCGCCGTGGTGGCTCACGTCGCCCCGCGGGACCGGCTCGTGGGCTGGGCGCTGACGCTGACGGCCGGCCTCAACGTGTCGACCGGGCTGTCCGTCCTCACGCTGTGGACCGGGACCTGGGCACCCCGCGTCCTCGTGGTGGCGCTCGCCGCCGCGTCGGCGCTGTCCCTCGTCCTCGCCGGCCGGGGTGGCCCGCACCGTCCCGGTCCGACCCCCGCCCCGGCGGCCGACCGCCCCGCGCACCGGCGGGCACGCAGCGCGCTGCTCCCGCTCCTCGTGCCGCTGCTGGCGCTCGTCGCCTGGCGGCTGTCCGTGCGCGGCGTGGACGAGACGGCGGTCGGGCCCTACGGGCTCCTCCCCGAGCTGCCCCCTCTGTACTACCTGGCCCTGGTCTCCGTGCTGGTCAGCGCCGTCGTCCTCCTCGCCCGCGCCGTGGTCCCCCGGGTGGCCGCCTGGGCGCACGTCGTCGTCCTCGTCCTGCTCGTGCACGGCACCGTCCCTCTGGTGCTCGAGCAGCCGCAGTACAGCTGGACCTACAAGCACGTCGGCGTCGTGGAGTTCGTCGTGACCACGGGCGGGCTCCGCCCGGACGTCGACATCTACCACCAGTGGCCCGCGTTCTTCGCGGTGGTCGCCGTGCTCTCCGACGTCTCCGGGCTCGGCGTGGTCGGCTGGGCGGAGTGGGCGCCCGTGTTCTTCAACCTCGTCTACGCGGTGCTCCTGGCGGCGCTGGTCCGGGTGCTGCGCCCCGGCGACGGACCGATGCCGTGGCTCGCGGTCCTCGTGTTCCTCTGCACCAGCTGGGTGGGGCAGGACTACCTGGCGCCGCAGGCCCTCGCCCTCGCGCTGCTGCTGGGGCTGCAGCTGGTCGTCCTGCTCACCCTGCGCACCCGACCGCGGCGCCCGGCCCCGGGCGCCGGCAGGTTCCTCTGGCTGAGGGCGGCGCTCGTCGGCGCGGACGCCAGCGCACCGGTCCCCGTCACCGGGGTCCGGGGACGGCAGCGCACCACCCTCGCCGTCGCCGCGGTGTGCGCGGTGTTCGCCGTGCTGGTGGCCACCCACCAGCTCACCCCGTACATCGTCATCCTGGGCGTGGCAGGCCTGGTCGTGCTGGGCCTCGTGCGCCCGCGCGTGCTCGTCGTCGCCCTCGTCGTCATCGCGGCCGTCTACCTGGTCCCCCGCTGGGGGTTCCTCATGGACCGCTTCCAGCTGTTCAGCGGCTTCGACCTGCGGGCCAACACCGAGAGCAACGTGCGCGGCGTCGGCAGCGAGGCGAGCCGGGCCACGTCCGCCGTCGTCCGCGCGCTCTCGCTGACGGTGTGGGTCGCGGCCCTGGCGGTGGTGGTCGCCCACCGGCGCCGGGTGCAGGACGTCGTCGTGCCGGCCGTCCTGTTCCTCGCGCCGTTCGCGCTGTTCCTGGGCCAGAACTACGGCGGCGAGGGCGTCTTCCGCGTCTACCTCACGGGCCTGCCCTGGGCCTCCTACCTCGTCGCGCTCGGGGCGCTCGCCCTCGGACGGCGCACCCGTCGAGGCACCGTGGTCCGCGGCGTGGTGCTGGTCGCGCTCTGCCTGGCCTGCCTGCAGGGGCTCTACGGCCAGCTCGCCGTCAACCGGGTGAGCACGGCCGAGGTCGAGGCGAGCCGGTACCTGTACGCCCACGCCGGCCCGGACGCGGTGCTGCTGCTGGCCGCCCCCATGTTCCCCACCCGGGTCTCCGCGAGCTACCCCGACCTGCTGCCGCTCGGCCGGCAGGCCGACGGCGGCCTCATGGACACCGACGAGCTGGACGGCCAGGTGCTCGACGAGCGCGCCCTGCCCGAGGTCGAGCGGATCGTGTCCCGCTACGGCGCCACCCGGTCCTACGTCGTGCTCAGCCGGTCGGGCCAGGAGTACGTGCGCTACTTCGGGCTGCTGCCCGAGGGCTCGCTGGACGCCCTCGGGCGCACGCTCGAGGACGCACCGGGGTGGACGACCTTCTACCGCAACGAGGACGTCACCATCTTCGAGCGCGTCGAGGACGACCGGTGAGCGCGGTCACCGCCGCCGCCGCCCGCCCAGGGTCGCTGCCGCGGCTGCCCGCGCTCACCGGCCTGCGCTTCGCGGCCGCCGCGGCCGTGGTCGCCTACCACGTGGGCCGCTACGTCGAGCCGCTGTCCGGGCTGCGGCACGTGACCGGGCTCGGGTTCACCGGGGTCGGCTTCTTCTTCGTGCTGTCCGGCTTCGTCCTGGCCTGGTCCGGCCGCCCCGGGACCCCGCGCAGCCGCTTCTACCTGGCGCGCTTCGCCCGGGTGTGGCCGCTGCACGCCGTCACCACGGCGGTCGCCGCGGTCCCGTTCCTCGCCTGGCAGGGCACCGAGTCGGGGCCCCTGACCCTCGCCGCGGTGCTCCTGCTCGTGCAGGCCTGGTGGGTCTTCGCCGACGTCAACTTCGCCTACAACGGCGTGTCCTGGTCGCTGTCCTGCGAGGCGTTCTTCTACCTGGTCTTCCCGTTCTTCGCCTACCGCGCGATGCGGGCGGACCGGCAGCAGCTGCTCCGGGCCGGGCTGCTCGTCGTGGCGGGGCTGCTGGCCGGCGCGCTCGTCGTCGTCCTCGTCCTGCCGCCCGCCGGGTGGGGCTGGGCGCTGTACGTCAACCCCGCCTACCGGCTCGGGGAGTTCGTCCTCGGCGTGCTGCTCGCCTGCGCGGTGCGCGGGGGCTGGCGTCCCCGGACCAGCCTGCGCACCGCCCTCGTCGTGCTCGCCGGCGCCTACGCGGTGCTCCTGGTCGCGGTGGGCCTGCTGACCGACGCCCAGGTGCGGGCCG encodes:
- the purS gene encoding phosphoribosylformylglycinamidine synthase subunit PurS; amino-acid sequence: MPRIVVEVMPKPEILDPQGTAITHAMGRLGFEGLGEVRQGKRFEVEVATADEATLAAVREAAETLLSNPVIEDVVSVRVQEDDPR
- a CDS encoding MBL fold metallo-hydrolase, translating into MRIEHLGHACLRVSHDGTSLLLDPGTFSAGLADRLDEEPLAAVLVTHAHPDHLDPALVPRLVEVAPGALHAEAGAADVARDAGAEVHVLQPGTTVTVGPFEVEVVGGQHAVIHPDVPRVGNVGLLLRAGGTTLFHPGDAYDTVPDGVDVLAFALNAPWARVAETVDFVRAVGARVSVPVHDALLAPDRREVYLGHVRRLGRSDVHDPAADGVLDA
- a CDS encoding phosphoribosylaminoimidazolesuccinocarboxamide synthase, whose translation is MPTTAPATPDRPVPPVVPGWTHRFSGKVRDVYAPEGTHPDGDVLLLVASDRVSAYDHVLPTPVPGKGAVLTALSLWWFEQLQDLVDTHLTGAPVPAEVRGRAVVVRALDMVPVECVARGYLSGSGTAEYLQGGSVCGVPLPPGLTEGSRLPEPVFTPATKAAVGEHDENVDFERVVAEVGRETAEELRRLTLAVYRRAAAVTERAGILLADTKLELGRVPGGDGRLVLGDEVLTPDSSRFWPADAWQPGRTQPSLDKQVVRDWLTSPASGWDRASDSPPPPLPAEVVERTAAGYREVYRRLTGADLPG
- a CDS encoding S10 family peptidase codes for the protein MSEDTSSTTGTGAGPDDDEDAATAGAPMAGGSGGSEKGAGTTGGKAADEEPTDDLVTTEHRLQVLVDQAAGGDPTAPGATRELRYRARTGRLVVRRETTGDKGSEGHTAVAQMAVTSYEVLGEDGVPDTSRPVTFVFNGGPGASSVWLHLGVLGPRRVVMGDAGSLLPPPGGLADNPQTLLTETDLVFVDPVSTGWSRVRTGRKAEEFHGFTGDVESVSELIRLWVTRNDRWLSPKLLAGESYGTLRAVAVAKHLQERHHLPVNGIALVSMVLDMGTIRFQPGNDRPYPAFLPTYAALGHFHGVAGAEVPLAEHVAAASEFARGEYTAALAAGSRIDPDQRARVVARVAELTGLSEDFVDRVDLRIEHLRFYAELLRHRRQVVGRLDGRFVGYEDDAAHEQISADPFITATGGPYTAAFLHYVSTELGYRNDLPYKVLSELVHPWSYKEFEGRSVTVAHDLGTLLRRNEHLRVHVACGYYDGATPFAAAEDTLAQLKVPAEAHRRVETAYYESGHMMYLQEPSRVQQSADLAAFVRGCLPG
- a CDS encoding acyltransferase family protein encodes the protein MSAVTAAAARPGSLPRLPALTGLRFAAAAAVVAYHVGRYVEPLSGLRHVTGLGFTGVGFFFVLSGFVLAWSGRPGTPRSRFYLARFARVWPLHAVTTAVAAVPFLAWQGTESGPLTLAAVLLLVQAWWVFADVNFAYNGVSWSLSCEAFFYLVFPFFAYRAMRADRQQLLRAGLLVVAGLLAGALVVVLVLPPAGWGWALYVNPAYRLGEFVLGVLLACAVRGGWRPRTSLRTALVVLAGAYAVLLVAVGLLTDAQVRAVPAAVADLLMLPAFCLVIASAAGDGLRGRTTTFARPVWVLLGEWSFALYLVHELVLRVLLGVVSADPVAAAAQTVVAVGLAVGLAGALHHGVERPCERAVRRWAARRDARRSAAHLLTAPLSDPPAPAAPAVPAAVPGLVSSSSPTPSSPHARPDQPVPAAPVPAAPVRTQP